In Rattus rattus isolate New Zealand chromosome 9, Rrattus_CSIRO_v1, whole genome shotgun sequence, a genomic segment contains:
- the Slc35b1 gene encoding solute carrier family 35 member B1 isoform X1 yields MRSLPPAGDVRLELSPSPPVPLPVLNGSPADSSVRLMAASRSLVPDRLRLPLCFLGVFVCYFYYGILQEKITRGKYGEGPKQETFTFALTLVFIQCVINAMFAKILIQFFDTARVDRTRTWLYAACSVSYVGAMVSSNSALQFVNYPTQVLGKSCKPIPVMLLGVTLLKKKYPLAKYLCVLLIVAGVALFMYKPKKVVGIEEHTVGFGELLLLLSLTLDGLTGVSQDHMRAHYQTGSNHMMLNINLWSTVLLGAGILFTGELWEFLSFAERYPTIIYNILLFGLTSALGQSFIFMTVVYFGPLTCSIITTTRKFFTILASVILFANPISSMQWVGTVLVFLGLGLDAKFGKGTKKTSH; encoded by the exons ATGAGGTCCCTGCCGCCGGCCGGCGATGTCCGCCTGGAGCTTTCGCCTTCGCCGCCGGTACCGCTACCTGTTCTGAACGGATCTCCAGCCGACTCGTCCGTGCGTCTCATGGCCGCTAGCAGATCCCTGGTGCCCGACCGGCTGCGCCTGCCACTCTGCTTCTTGGGTGTCTTTGTCTGCTACTTCTACTATGGGATCCTGCAGGAGAAGAT aacaAGAGGAAAGTATGGAGAAGGACCCAAACAGGAGACATTCACCTTTGCCTTAACTTTGGTTTTCATCCAGTGTGTGATCAATGCTATGTTTGCCAAGATCT TGATCCAGTTTTTTGACACTGCCAGGGTGGATCGCACTCGGACCTGGCTCTATGCTGCCTGCTCTGTCTCCTATGTGGGCGCCATGGTCTCCAGCAACTCAGCACTACAGTTTGTCAACTATCCAActcag GTCCTTGGTAAATCCTGCAAGCCAATCCCAG TTATGCTCCTCGGAGTGACCCTCTTGAAGAAGAAGTACCCACTGGCCAAGTACCTGTGTGTGTTGCTAATTGTGGCTGGCGTGGCTCTTTTCATGTATAAGCCCAAGAAGGTGGTTGGGATAGAAGAGCACACGGTCGGCTTTGGAGAGCTCCTTCTG ctcttGTCTCTGACCCTGGATGGACTGACAGGTGTTTCCCAGGACCATATGCGGGCTCATTACCAAACAGGTTCCAATCACATGATGTTGAACATCAACCTTTGGTCCACGGTGTTGCTCGGTGCTG GGATCCTGTTTACTggggagctctgggagttctTGAGTTTCGCCGAGAGGTACCCGACCATCATCTATAACATCCTGCTCTTTGGCTTGACCAGTGCCTTGGGTCAG AGCTTTATCTTCATGACAGTCGTGTACTTCGGCCCCCTGACCTGCTCCATCATCACCACGACTCGGAAGTTCTTCACCATCTTGGCTTCCGTGATCCTCTTTGCCAATCCCATCAGCTCCATGCAGTGGGTGGGCACCGTGCTGGTTTTCCTGG GTCTGGGTCTCGATGCCAAGTTTgggaaaggaacaaagaagacCTCCCACTAG
- the Slc35b1 gene encoding solute carrier family 35 member B1 isoform X2, translating into MVSSNSALQFVNYPTQVLGKSCKPIPVMLLGVTLLKKKYPLAKYLCVLLIVAGVALFMYKPKKVVGIEEHTVGFGELLLLLSLTLDGLTGVSQDHMRAHYQTGSNHMMLNINLWSTVLLGAGILFTGELWEFLSFAERYPTIIYNILLFGLTSALGQSFIFMTVVYFGPLTCSIITTTRKFFTILASVILFANPISSMQWVGTVLVFLGLGLDAKFGKGTKKTSH; encoded by the exons ATGGTCTCCAGCAACTCAGCACTACAGTTTGTCAACTATCCAActcag GTCCTTGGTAAATCCTGCAAGCCAATCCCAG TTATGCTCCTCGGAGTGACCCTCTTGAAGAAGAAGTACCCACTGGCCAAGTACCTGTGTGTGTTGCTAATTGTGGCTGGCGTGGCTCTTTTCATGTATAAGCCCAAGAAGGTGGTTGGGATAGAAGAGCACACGGTCGGCTTTGGAGAGCTCCTTCTG ctcttGTCTCTGACCCTGGATGGACTGACAGGTGTTTCCCAGGACCATATGCGGGCTCATTACCAAACAGGTTCCAATCACATGATGTTGAACATCAACCTTTGGTCCACGGTGTTGCTCGGTGCTG GGATCCTGTTTACTggggagctctgggagttctTGAGTTTCGCCGAGAGGTACCCGACCATCATCTATAACATCCTGCTCTTTGGCTTGACCAGTGCCTTGGGTCAG AGCTTTATCTTCATGACAGTCGTGTACTTCGGCCCCCTGACCTGCTCCATCATCACCACGACTCGGAAGTTCTTCACCATCTTGGCTTCCGTGATCCTCTTTGCCAATCCCATCAGCTCCATGCAGTGGGTGGGCACCGTGCTGGTTTTCCTGG GTCTGGGTCTCGATGCCAAGTTTgggaaaggaacaaagaagacCTCCCACTAG